A section of the Paenibacillus odorifer genome encodes:
- a CDS encoding ABC transporter substrate-binding protein — protein MNGKKRKFRGGLLAIVMMLSVSLMAGCGGNNNNSAAEATTAPEVSAAPDASAATEPAADPVTVKLQLKWVPQAQFAGYFVAQDKGYYKEEGLDVEILPGGPDIVPEQQVAGGSADIGVGWVASLLPSLEEGMPLVQIAQIYQKSGLVLVSKKSAGINSAADLKGKKVGNWMGGNEFELLALFDKYKFDPNKDLSFTKQGFTMDQFLGDQIDAASAMTYNEYQVVLESGIKAEDLNVIDMNTEGVAMLEDNLFANKEWLAENKETAAKFVRASLKGWKDAIADPAAAVDSVMKQAEDGSTTKEHQLTMMTEVAKLILPEGFDSAKMGYTDAAAFQQTADISLKFGVIKEPVKVDEAYTNEIVEMAAK, from the coding sequence ATGAACGGGAAAAAACGCAAATTTCGTGGTGGTTTGTTGGCAATCGTGATGATGTTGAGTGTTTCTTTAATGGCGGGTTGCGGTGGCAACAATAATAACTCGGCAGCTGAAGCTACGACTGCCCCTGAAGTATCAGCAGCTCCTGACGCAAGTGCTGCTACTGAACCGGCTGCTGATCCAGTTACAGTGAAGCTACAGCTGAAATGGGTGCCGCAGGCACAATTCGCTGGGTATTTTGTGGCGCAGGATAAAGGATATTACAAGGAAGAAGGCTTGGATGTAGAAATTCTGCCGGGTGGGCCTGATATCGTTCCGGAACAGCAAGTGGCAGGCGGCTCCGCAGATATCGGTGTGGGTTGGGTAGCCAGCTTGCTGCCGAGTCTTGAAGAGGGAATGCCGCTGGTGCAGATCGCGCAAATCTATCAAAAGAGCGGATTGGTCCTGGTTTCCAAAAAATCGGCGGGCATCAACTCAGCCGCTGATCTTAAGGGTAAAAAAGTAGGCAACTGGATGGGCGGCAACGAGTTTGAACTATTAGCGTTATTCGATAAATATAAGTTCGATCCGAATAAGGATCTGAGCTTTACGAAGCAAGGGTTCACGATGGATCAGTTCTTGGGCGATCAGATCGATGCGGCCTCAGCGATGACCTATAACGAGTACCAAGTAGTGTTGGAGTCAGGCATTAAGGCTGAGGATCTGAATGTCATCGACATGAATACGGAAGGCGTTGCGATGCTTGAGGATAACTTGTTCGCCAATAAGGAATGGCTTGCGGAGAACAAAGAGACTGCGGCAAAGTTCGTACGTGCCTCCCTGAAAGGCTGGAAAGATGCAATTGCTGATCCTGCAGCCGCAGTGGACAGTGTGATGAAGCAAGCGGAAGACGGCAGTACAACGAAGGAACATCAGCTGACAATGATGACTGAGGTTGCCAAGCTGATTCTACCTGAAGGCTTTGACAGTGCCAAGATGGGATATACCGATGCGGCGGCGTTCCAGCAAACTGCTGATATTTCGCTTAAATTTGGTGTCATTAAAGAACCGGTTAAGGTAGATGAGGCTTACACGAACGAAATCGTAGAAATGGCGGCAAAATAA
- the preA gene encoding NAD-dependent dihydropyrimidine dehydrogenase subunit PreA codes for MADLSINLAGIKSPNPFWLASAPPTNTGYQVQRAFEAGWGGAVWKTLGDPIINTSSRFAAVNFNGQRVAGFNNIELITDRPLEVNLKEIYETKKRFPNHAIIASLMVEPTQHKWHEIVKRVEDVGVDGLELNFGCPHGMAERGMGAASGQQPDLVQAQTTWVKEVATTPVIVKLTPNITDITVVARHAVKGGADAISMINTINSLAGVDIHSWNTIPNVGGQGAHGGYCGPAVKPIALSMVAECARDRGVGIPISGIGGISTWQDVVEFMLMGATGIQVCTAVMHHGFRIVEEMIDGLNNYLDDKGLASVTELIGKSVSRYSNWGDLDLNYKVVARINENNCINCNKCHIACEDASHQCIDMLTNTDGKAILQVREEDCVGCNLCSIVCPADGAIDMVPVDTGAASLTWNQRQKVIGSLNGTYSEVEVV; via the coding sequence ATGGCAGATTTAAGTATTAATCTCGCAGGAATCAAATCACCGAATCCGTTCTGGTTGGCCTCCGCGCCGCCTACGAATACAGGTTATCAAGTGCAGCGGGCCTTTGAAGCGGGTTGGGGCGGGGCGGTGTGGAAGACGCTCGGCGATCCAATCATTAATACCTCATCGCGTTTTGCGGCAGTAAATTTCAATGGGCAACGGGTTGCGGGCTTTAACAATATTGAACTGATCACCGACCGTCCGCTTGAAGTTAATCTGAAGGAAATCTATGAAACGAAAAAAAGATTCCCGAATCATGCGATTATAGCCTCCCTGATGGTAGAACCAACGCAGCATAAATGGCATGAGATTGTTAAGCGGGTAGAGGATGTGGGTGTAGACGGTCTGGAGCTTAACTTTGGCTGTCCGCACGGGATGGCTGAGCGTGGAATGGGCGCTGCTTCGGGGCAGCAGCCTGATCTGGTGCAGGCACAGACCACCTGGGTAAAAGAAGTTGCGACGACCCCGGTGATTGTGAAGCTGACGCCTAATATTACGGATATCACCGTCGTTGCCCGCCATGCGGTTAAGGGTGGAGCGGACGCGATTAGTATGATCAACACGATCAACAGTCTTGCTGGTGTAGATATTCATAGCTGGAACACCATTCCGAATGTTGGGGGTCAGGGTGCGCATGGCGGTTACTGCGGGCCGGCTGTGAAACCAATTGCGCTTAGTATGGTGGCCGAGTGTGCCCGTGACCGGGGAGTCGGCATTCCTATCTCCGGTATTGGAGGGATTTCGACCTGGCAGGATGTTGTTGAATTCATGTTGATGGGTGCAACGGGCATTCAAGTATGTACAGCGGTCATGCATCATGGCTTCCGGATTGTGGAGGAAATGATCGATGGCCTGAACAACTATTTGGATGACAAAGGTTTGGCTTCCGTAACAGAGTTAATCGGTAAATCGGTATCCCGGTACTCCAACTGGGGTGATCTGGATCTCAACTATAAGGTCGTTGCCCGTATTAATGAGAACAACTGCATTAACTGTAATAAATGCCATATTGCCTGCGAAGATGCTTCACATCAGTGTATTGATATGTTAACTAATACAGATGGGAAAGCTATTCTACAGGTCCGCGAGGAAGATTGTGTAGGTTGTAATCTTTGTTCAATTGTCTGTCCAGCAGACGGCGCGATCGATATGGTTCCAGTGGATACCGGGGCAGCCTCACTGACCTGGAACCAGCGGCAGAAAGTGATCGGAAGTTTGAATGGCACCTATTCGGAAGTGGAGGTGGTGTAA
- a CDS encoding CoA-acylating methylmalonate-semialdehyde dehydrogenase: MSLLVTQAERVKNYVNGAWVESSSGRDEEVYNPATGEVIAYVPISSREELGAAVDAAAVAFQVWKRVAVPRRARYFFQYQQLLVKHWHELAELITLENGKSLEEAQGEVQRGIECVEFAAGIPTLMMGSQLPDIATGIESGMYRYPLGVIGGIAPFNFPMMVPCWMFPLAIACGNTFVLKPSERTPLLVNRLAELFAEAGFPPGVLNVVHGAHEVVNGLLEHDEVKAISFVGSQPVAEYVYKAGTAQGKRVQALAGAKNHSIVLPDAELDNAVKNIIAASFGSAGERCMACSVVVVHEDIADELVNRLAAAADELKIGNGADDGVFLGPVIRQSNKERTLYYIETGEAEAAKLVRDGRKDAATGGAGYFIGPTIFDHVQPGMTIWKDEIFAPVLSVIRVKSLSEAIGVTNQSPFANGACIYTDSAKAVREFREEIDAGMLGVNLGVPAPMAFFPFSGYKKSFYGDLHANGRDGVEFYTRKKMITARY; this comes from the coding sequence ATGTCTCTCCTAGTAACGCAGGCTGAAAGAGTTAAGAATTATGTGAATGGAGCTTGGGTAGAATCGTCGTCCGGGCGAGATGAAGAGGTATATAATCCGGCGACGGGTGAAGTGATTGCCTATGTGCCCATTTCCAGTAGGGAAGAGCTGGGTGCGGCGGTAGATGCGGCTGCAGTGGCATTTCAAGTGTGGAAAAGGGTCGCTGTGCCGCGTCGTGCCCGCTACTTTTTCCAATATCAACAGCTGCTGGTGAAGCATTGGCATGAGCTGGCCGAGCTGATCACGCTGGAGAATGGCAAAAGTCTGGAAGAGGCGCAAGGTGAGGTGCAGCGTGGAATTGAGTGTGTGGAATTTGCCGCAGGCATCCCCACGTTGATGATGGGCAGCCAGCTCCCGGACATTGCTACCGGAATTGAATCCGGGATGTACCGCTATCCATTGGGGGTTATCGGGGGAATTGCCCCTTTTAACTTTCCAATGATGGTTCCTTGTTGGATGTTTCCGCTTGCCATCGCTTGTGGAAATACCTTTGTGCTGAAGCCTTCTGAACGGACACCGCTGCTTGTTAATCGATTGGCAGAGTTATTTGCCGAAGCGGGCTTTCCTCCAGGTGTACTGAATGTGGTACATGGGGCGCACGAGGTTGTGAATGGGCTGCTGGAGCATGATGAAGTGAAGGCGATTTCGTTCGTGGGTTCGCAGCCGGTTGCGGAATATGTATATAAGGCAGGGACGGCGCAAGGGAAGCGGGTTCAGGCATTGGCAGGCGCTAAGAATCACTCGATTGTGCTGCCTGATGCGGAGCTGGACAATGCGGTCAAAAATATCATTGCGGCCTCCTTTGGCTCGGCAGGTGAGCGGTGTATGGCTTGCTCGGTCGTAGTGGTTCATGAGGATATCGCTGACGAGCTAGTGAACCGTCTGGCTGCGGCTGCGGATGAGCTTAAGATTGGTAATGGCGCCGATGACGGGGTGTTTTTGGGTCCGGTAATTCGCCAGTCGAATAAGGAGCGGACGCTTTATTACATTGAGACTGGTGAAGCTGAGGCAGCCAAGCTTGTGAGAGACGGGCGGAAGGATGCTGCTACGGGTGGTGCGGGTTATTTTATCGGGCCGACGATATTTGATCATGTACAGCCGGGAATGACCATCTGGAAGGATGAGATTTTTGCACCGGTATTGTCAGTGATTCGTGTGAAAAGTCTGAGTGAAGCGATTGGGGTAACGAATCAGTCCCCATTCGCGAATGGGGCTTGTATTTATACAGACAGCGCAAAGGCGGTTCGTGAATTTCGGGAAGAAATTGATGCAGGGATGTTGGGTGTGAATCTGGGCGTGCCTGCGCCCATGGCATTTTTCCCCTTCTCGGGTTATAAGAAATCGTTCTATGGAGACCTGCATGCCAATGGGCGTGATGGGGTGGAGTTCTATACGCGTAAAAAGATGATCACTGCCCGTTATTAG
- a CDS encoding ABC transporter permease encodes METNSVRETSFIGSTGKEMAQPALTATQKNAVAVPKPAEATASRGGSRMLKRIFSAGVLLPVLAGLLFLALWEFQFFHKIFDLKKYQLPLPTAIAETMRDNFSLLLSYTGYTLAEAVLGMLVGSAIGFLIALVATAWPRWGSGSLTLVAALNAVPIVALAPIMNLWFGDGIGSRIAIVTATTMAAMAINAYKGMAAIDPLALDLMHSYAAGKPAVFRYLRIQSSLPYVFTALKINATASMIGAIVGEFFFSSKGLGYLLSNSIKVAKMPLGWSCIVLAAIAGVLFYLVVERLEKVFIKWHPSQRT; translated from the coding sequence ATGGAAACTAACTCCGTTCGGGAGACCTCGTTTATAGGCTCTACTGGTAAAGAAATGGCTCAGCCGGCGCTAACGGCTACACAAAAGAATGCTGTAGCCGTTCCGAAACCTGCGGAAGCTACGGCGAGTCGAGGCGGCTCACGAATGCTGAAGAGGATATTTAGTGCAGGGGTGCTGCTGCCTGTACTGGCAGGTCTGTTATTTCTTGCACTATGGGAATTTCAATTCTTTCATAAGATCTTTGATCTGAAAAAGTATCAACTCCCGCTGCCTACAGCCATCGCCGAAACTATGCGAGATAATTTCAGCTTGTTGTTGTCCTATACCGGATACACGCTTGCTGAAGCTGTGCTGGGAATGTTGGTTGGTTCTGCTATCGGCTTCCTGATCGCTTTAGTCGCTACGGCTTGGCCGCGCTGGGGGAGTGGAAGCTTGACGCTGGTTGCCGCCCTAAATGCTGTGCCCATCGTCGCCCTCGCGCCCATCATGAATCTGTGGTTTGGAGATGGGATAGGCTCACGAATTGCCATAGTAACAGCAACTACAATGGCAGCGATGGCGATCAACGCCTATAAGGGCATGGCGGCGATTGATCCATTGGCGCTGGATCTGATGCATTCTTATGCGGCAGGTAAACCGGCAGTGTTCCGTTATCTGCGGATTCAGAGCAGTCTGCCCTATGTATTTACAGCACTGAAGATTAATGCTACTGCCAGTATGATTGGCGCCATTGTTGGGGAATTCTTTTTCTCCTCAAAGGGGCTTGGATATCTGCTCTCCAATTCCATTAAAGTTGCCAAAATGCCACTGGGCTGGTCCTGTATTGTGCTGGCTGCAATTGCAGGCGTGCTCTTCTATTTAGTGGTTGAGCGGCTGGAGAAAGTATTCATTAAGTGGCATCCTTCGCAGCGTACTTAA
- a CDS encoding NAD(P)-dependent oxidoreductase: MEHSSPLTAFTPDMFMRNFAEAEPPLTHKGAMDESNRCLYCYDAPCIKACPTSINIPSFIKRIATDNLKGSAQTIMDSNPVGASCARVCPTDELCEGACVLNDASAPIQIGLLQRYATDWAMNSGVQLFKAGIPNGKKVAVIGGGPAGLSAARELAREGFAVVIYEAKALAGGLDTHGIVSFRLPQSVSLWEVEQVEKLGVEIRTGVKVGVDVSVDELKSNYDAIVLAAGMGYVPPIGIEGEKMAGVYDAIALVESTKTGIPLLELMGQRVAVIGAGNTAIDAATCSVRLGATNVKMVYRRTREEMTAYDFEYEFAKQEGVEFNWLTLPKRIVGDGLGNVTALECVQMKLTEELGKDGRPIPMPIEGSEFLIPVDAVVIAIGQKRRLDLIDSLGLMHDRGVVRVNEVTCQTSDPQIYAAGDIIFGSGKGEAMVVSAAQQGKDAAHAIVKQFSGQQEVVVRSAG; encoded by the coding sequence ATGGAGCATTCTTCTCCGTTAACAGCATTTACACCTGATATGTTCATGCGTAATTTCGCCGAGGCTGAGCCGCCTCTGACCCATAAAGGTGCCATGGATGAGTCCAATCGCTGTCTATATTGCTATGATGCCCCATGTATAAAAGCATGTCCGACCAGCATTAATATTCCCTCCTTTATCAAACGGATCGCCACTGACAATCTGAAAGGCTCGGCACAGACGATTATGGATTCCAATCCTGTGGGTGCCAGCTGTGCTCGTGTTTGTCCTACAGATGAGCTGTGTGAAGGCGCCTGTGTGTTAAATGATGCCTCGGCGCCGATCCAAATCGGACTGCTGCAGCGTTATGCGACAGATTGGGCGATGAACAGCGGAGTTCAATTATTTAAGGCTGGCATTCCTAATGGGAAAAAGGTAGCCGTTATCGGCGGTGGTCCTGCGGGATTGTCAGCGGCTAGGGAACTCGCCCGTGAAGGTTTTGCTGTTGTGATCTACGAAGCGAAGGCGTTAGCGGGTGGGCTGGATACACATGGGATTGTATCGTTTCGGCTCCCGCAGTCTGTATCTCTTTGGGAAGTAGAGCAGGTAGAGAAGCTGGGTGTGGAAATACGTACAGGTGTGAAAGTCGGAGTAGATGTTTCTGTAGATGAGCTGAAGTCGAATTATGATGCCATCGTTTTGGCAGCGGGTATGGGTTATGTGCCTCCAATAGGGATTGAGGGTGAAAAAATGGCTGGAGTTTATGATGCTATTGCGCTCGTAGAATCCACTAAGACGGGCATTCCTCTACTAGAGCTGATGGGTCAGCGGGTCGCTGTCATTGGTGCAGGGAATACGGCTATTGATGCAGCGACTTGCTCAGTGCGGCTGGGAGCCACCAATGTGAAAATGGTCTACCGCCGGACCCGCGAAGAGATGACGGCTTATGACTTTGAATATGAATTTGCGAAGCAGGAAGGTGTGGAGTTCAACTGGCTTACCTTACCGAAACGTATCGTGGGTGATGGGCTTGGGAATGTAACTGCACTGGAATGTGTGCAGATGAAGCTGACGGAGGAGCTGGGCAAAGATGGGCGTCCAATACCTATGCCGATCGAGGGTTCTGAGTTCTTGATTCCTGTAGATGCAGTTGTAATAGCTATTGGTCAAAAGCGTCGTCTAGATCTAATAGATTCCTTAGGTCTTATGCATGACCGTGGGGTTGTGAGGGTGAATGAGGTCACCTGCCAAACCTCCGATCCGCAGATTTATGCCGCTGGGGACATCATATTTGGTTCAGGTAAAGGCGAGGCCATGGTTGTATCAGCGGCACAGCAGGGAAAAGATGCAGCCCATGCGATTGTTAAACAATTCTCAGGCCAGCAGGAGGTCGTTGTTAGATCTGCGGGCTGA
- a CDS encoding aspartate aminotransferase family protein: MQSLGNDSELAVKKDQEYLWHNITPYSEKNPPMIAASASGSWITDIQGNRFLDGMSGLWCVNVGYGRKELAEAAYNQLLTLPYFPLTQSHLPAIALAEKLNEWLGGDYVIFFSNSGSEANEAAFKMARQYQQQIGQHYRHKFIARYRGYHGSSLGALSATGQAQRKYKYEPLAGGFLHVAPPDSYRRPAGMTVEEFNLQCAQSIEDMIIWEGVETVAAVIMEPVITGGGVIVPHQVYLDRVQEICRKHGVLLIMDEVICGFGRSGRKFGHHNFNVKPDIVTMAKGLTSAYLPLSATAVRKDIYEVFKDNSDDYGHFRHVNTFGGNPASCALALRNLEIIEQEKLVERADLLGKRINTEFTELLDHKLVGDVRSFGLMTGVELVEDKVSKKPVDLNIVKGIIAECKSKGLIIGKNGDTVAGFNNVLTFAPPLSSTDEDIEFIIDTFKSVLNGG, from the coding sequence ATGCAGAGTCTGGGGAACGATAGCGAGCTTGCGGTGAAGAAGGATCAGGAATATTTATGGCACAACATTACGCCTTATAGTGAAAAGAATCCGCCTATGATTGCCGCCTCGGCGAGTGGGTCGTGGATTACGGATATACAGGGCAATCGATTTTTGGATGGGATGTCTGGCTTATGGTGTGTAAATGTGGGATACGGGCGCAAGGAGCTGGCGGAAGCTGCTTACAATCAGTTGCTGACCCTGCCTTATTTTCCTCTGACACAAAGTCATCTCCCGGCGATTGCGCTGGCGGAGAAGCTGAATGAATGGCTCGGAGGCGATTACGTGATCTTCTTTTCCAATAGTGGATCGGAAGCCAATGAGGCTGCTTTCAAAATGGCACGCCAGTACCAGCAGCAAATCGGCCAGCATTATCGCCATAAATTCATTGCCCGTTATCGTGGATATCACGGCAGTTCGCTGGGTGCATTATCTGCAACAGGCCAGGCCCAGCGCAAATATAAATATGAACCGCTGGCGGGTGGGTTTCTGCATGTAGCTCCCCCGGACAGCTATCGCCGCCCGGCCGGGATGACTGTGGAAGAATTCAACCTCCAGTGTGCACAGTCCATAGAGGATATGATCATCTGGGAAGGCGTGGAGACGGTAGCTGCGGTGATTATGGAGCCTGTAATTACGGGTGGTGGCGTCATTGTACCGCATCAGGTTTATTTGGATCGGGTGCAGGAAATCTGCCGTAAGCACGGTGTGTTGCTCATTATGGATGAGGTGATTTGTGGATTCGGGCGTTCTGGACGTAAGTTTGGTCATCACAACTTTAATGTGAAGCCTGACATCGTAACGATGGCTAAGGGACTGACTAGCGCTTATCTTCCTTTATCCGCGACTGCTGTTCGTAAGGATATCTATGAGGTATTTAAGGACAATAGCGATGACTATGGCCATTTTCGCCATGTGAATACTTTTGGTGGCAACCCTGCCTCCTGTGCGCTGGCGCTGCGTAATCTGGAGATTATCGAGCAGGAGAAGCTGGTGGAACGTGCGGATCTTTTAGGTAAAAGAATAAATACAGAATTTACCGAGCTGCTTGATCACAAGCTTGTAGGTGATGTCCGCAGCTTTGGTTTGATGACAGGGGTTGAGCTGGTTGAAGACAAGGTCAGTAAGAAGCCGGTTGATCTGAATATTGTGAAAGGAATTATTGCCGAATGTAAGTCCAAGGGGCTTATCATCGGCAAAAATGGCGATACCGTAGCTGGGTTCAACAATGTGCTTACCTTCGCCCCGCCGTTATCCTCCACGGATGAAGATATAGAATTTATTATCGATACCTTTAAATCTGTGCTGAACGGGGGCTAG
- the hydA gene encoding dihydropyrimidinase, which translates to MKKIIKNGIIVTAADTYTGDVAIENGVITEIGLHLDVPGAEIIDASGCYVFPGGIDPHTHLDMPFGGTVTADDFETGTIAAAYGGTTTVIDFCLTTKGQPLQQAVDTWHHKSQDKAVIDYSFHLMVSELNDKVLGELPEIIEKEGITSLKVFMAYKNTFQADDGTLFKTLQAAKKEGALVMVHAENGDVIEYLVEQALAAGNTDPIFHALTRPPELEGEATGRAAYLTELTDSQLYVVHVTCAEAAWKIAEARKKGLRVYGETCPQYLVLDQTALEKPNFEGAKYVWSPPLREQWNQDVLWDALWSGSLQTIGSDQCSFDFKGQKDLGLGDFSKIPNGGPTIEDRFTILYSEGVQKGRISLNKFVDIIATSSAKLFGLYPQKGTVAVGSDADLVIFDPSVERTLSADTHHMNVDYNAFEGFEVKGEPVSVLSRGEFVIRDKQFVGKAGSGKYLKRKRFAAEAPLPSKAEISGGVV; encoded by the coding sequence ATGAAAAAGATTATTAAAAATGGCATCATCGTTACTGCAGCAGATACTTATACAGGCGATGTGGCGATTGAAAACGGGGTTATTACGGAGATTGGCCTTCATTTGGATGTCCCTGGTGCAGAAATTATAGATGCCTCGGGGTGTTATGTTTTTCCTGGAGGCATTGATCCACATACGCATCTGGATATGCCTTTTGGCGGCACGGTTACAGCTGATGATTTTGAGACGGGAACCATTGCGGCTGCATATGGCGGAACGACCACAGTCATTGATTTTTGCTTAACCACCAAAGGACAACCGCTACAGCAAGCCGTAGATACATGGCATCATAAGTCGCAGGATAAAGCGGTGATTGATTACAGCTTCCACCTGATGGTCTCAGAATTAAACGATAAAGTACTGGGTGAGCTTCCGGAGATAATTGAGAAAGAAGGCATTACCTCGCTCAAAGTATTTATGGCTTATAAGAATACTTTTCAGGCGGATGACGGCACACTTTTTAAGACCCTTCAAGCCGCGAAAAAAGAAGGTGCGCTCGTTATGGTGCATGCGGAGAATGGAGATGTCATTGAATATCTTGTTGAGCAGGCCTTGGCCGCAGGCAACACTGATCCGATCTTTCATGCGCTGACCCGCCCGCCGGAGCTGGAGGGTGAAGCTACGGGACGCGCAGCTTATCTAACCGAACTGACAGATTCTCAGCTGTATGTTGTACACGTGACCTGTGCGGAAGCCGCTTGGAAGATTGCTGAAGCGCGTAAAAAGGGACTGCGCGTATACGGTGAGACTTGTCCACAGTATTTAGTGCTGGATCAGACGGCGCTGGAAAAGCCTAATTTCGAAGGTGCCAAATACGTGTGGTCTCCGCCCCTGCGTGAGCAGTGGAATCAGGATGTTCTGTGGGATGCGCTATGGAGCGGCAGCTTGCAGACGATTGGCTCTGACCAGTGCTCGTTTGATTTCAAAGGACAAAAGGATCTGGGGCTTGGCGATTTCTCCAAAATCCCGAACGGTGGGCCGACCATCGAGGACCGGTTTACGATTCTATATTCGGAAGGTGTGCAGAAAGGCCGGATCTCATTGAACAAATTCGTAGACATTATTGCTACCTCTAGCGCCAAGCTGTTTGGCTTGTATCCGCAAAAAGGCACGGTCGCAGTAGGTAGTGACGCTGATCTGGTCATTTTTGATCCTTCTGTAGAAAGAACCCTTTCTGCGGACACGCACCATATGAACGTAGATTATAATGCGTTTGAGGGCTTTGAAGTGAAGGGAGAGCCTGTTTCTGTTCTCAGTCGAGGTGAATTTGTTATTCGTGACAAACAATTTGTCGGCAAAGCAGGTTCGGGAAAATATTTGAAACGCAAACGTTTTGCAGCGGAGGCTCCTCTTCCTTCTAAGGCAGAAATCAGCGGAGGTGTAGTCTAA
- a CDS encoding PucR family transcriptional regulator yields MDWELVLTIRDALKRPLFAEAEVIGGKSGLSRAIRWVHVLESANFETLIHGEEMILTTGIGASVDLPSSLEFMQNLIDKNAACLCIELGTYFSTIPQEMIELADRHDFPLIIFTRTVRFVDITLDLHSIIINRHHRMLQELEKISREFHRLTLTSQGTLKVLQLLCKSTRTQIVYMQLQGKPLFFPALSPEEQAPLLNFFTAFGDELEGIQPDAAPYIREYGQKTIALKPVGALDQTWAYILMVCNHKPQEFDCLLLDSASLSIAQELLRTRYMEERKLFSENLWVDELINGRIEDDNRLKGLIGSNFNVVNELPYRVCLIEIKNPRDVKWNSSENEWESITFHLSLILRSIFEKYSLRPLITLKNNRLTVIALDIQSKMPGKMRLQQALEALQNIRSDEKLKDLQLVIGVSKSHKRLKRAYSGYQEALQALSLYSCYQKSLLFYEELGVFQLLLSLNDGKTLQNFIRSYLGPLIDHDQTKGSELLLTLRVYLDHDGSKQIAARNLFIVRQSLYYRLDKITELLGEDFMQPENRISIQVALRAYQFLYPDKITLPSPRSAQI; encoded by the coding sequence ATGGACTGGGAGCTTGTATTAACCATTCGTGACGCTTTAAAAAGACCACTATTCGCAGAAGCCGAGGTGATCGGCGGGAAAAGCGGCCTAAGCCGTGCCATTCGCTGGGTGCATGTGCTGGAAAGTGCCAACTTCGAGACTCTGATTCATGGCGAAGAAATGATTTTGACTACGGGGATTGGTGCAAGTGTCGATCTCCCTTCCTCCTTGGAGTTTATGCAGAACCTGATCGATAAAAATGCAGCTTGCCTATGTATTGAGTTAGGTACGTATTTCAGCACCATCCCGCAAGAGATGATCGAATTAGCCGATAGGCATGACTTTCCGCTAATCATCTTCACCCGCACGGTTCGTTTCGTAGATATCACGTTGGATCTTCATTCGATTATCATCAACCGGCATCACCGGATGCTCCAAGAACTTGAAAAAATCTCACGTGAATTCCACCGTCTGACCTTAACTTCACAAGGAACGCTGAAAGTGCTGCAATTATTGTGCAAAAGCACCCGCACACAAATTGTCTATATGCAGCTACAAGGCAAACCCTTATTTTTCCCGGCCCTTTCGCCGGAAGAGCAGGCTCCATTGCTGAATTTTTTCACCGCCTTCGGCGACGAGCTGGAAGGAATTCAACCTGACGCTGCCCCCTATATCCGGGAATATGGACAGAAGACCATCGCGCTCAAGCCTGTAGGTGCGCTGGATCAGACCTGGGCTTACATTCTGATGGTATGCAATCACAAACCACAGGAATTCGACTGTCTGCTGCTGGATTCCGCCTCTTTGTCCATTGCTCAGGAGCTGCTGCGAACCCGGTATATGGAGGAGCGCAAGCTTTTTTCAGAAAATCTATGGGTCGACGAGCTGATCAATGGCCGCATCGAAGATGATAACCGCTTAAAGGGCCTGATAGGCTCTAATTTCAACGTGGTCAACGAGCTCCCTTACCGTGTATGCCTTATAGAGATCAAGAACCCCAGAGATGTAAAATGGAACAGCTCGGAGAACGAATGGGAGTCCATCACCTTCCACCTTTCGCTCATCCTGCGTTCCATCTTTGAGAAATATTCTTTACGTCCGCTGATCACCCTTAAGAACAATCGCCTCACCGTCATCGCCCTCGACATCCAATCAAAAATGCCTGGCAAAATGCGACTTCAACAAGCACTTGAAGCCCTGCAGAACATCCGCTCCGATGAGAAGCTCAAGGATTTGCAGCTCGTCATTGGAGTCAGCAAATCGCATAAGCGCCTAAAACGAGCCTATTCCGGTTATCAGGAAGCCCTACAGGCATTGTCGTTATACTCCTGTTACCAGAAGTCACTGCTCTTCTATGAAGAGCTGGGTGTATTCCAGTTGCTGTTGAGCTTAAATGACGGAAAAACGTTGCAGAACTTCATTCGCAGTTATCTCGGCCCGCTAATCGACCACGACCAAACCAAAGGCAGCGAGCTGCTGCTTACCCTTCGTGTTTATCTGGATCATGATGGTTCCAAACAAATTGCCGCTCGAAACTTATTCATTGTCAGACAGTCACTTTATTATCGCCTGGACAAAATAACAGAGCTACTGGGTGAAGACTTCATGCAGCCAGAGAATCGGATCTCCATTCAAGTCGCCCTGCGCGCTTACCAATTTCTATATCCAGACAAAATCACTTTACCTAGCCCCCGTTCAGCACAGATTTAA